In one Streptomyces venezuelae genomic region, the following are encoded:
- a CDS encoding MFS transporter, translating to MRSVLQNRTYRRLFTAQFVALTGTGLATVALSLLAYDLAGADASAVLGTALALKMVAYVALAPLISALADRVPRRALLVTMDGLRAGIALVLPFVDQVWQVYVLIFLLQAASAAFTPAFQATIPEILPDERDYLRALSLSRLAYELESLLSPVLAATLLATVTYDWLFAGTALGFLASAVLVVSVALPAPRPVEHAGGVHVRATFGIRLHWATPRLRALLALDLVVAAAGAMVIVNTVVLVREHLRLGAGEVSLALGAFGAGSMVAALLLPRALERFGDRRVMLGAGFLLGAVLTALTAGLGHGTRAWGWLLAAWMLLGAGSSMVATPAGGIVRRSAAPSDLPAAFAGRFALSHACWLLTYPLAGWLAAAAGMTVAAAALAGLALVAATAAALLWPTHDPARLPHLHTALPADDPHLVDAYAGPHGWRHAHDYVIDVRHPKWPTPGHPPGRFPGRAGSY from the coding sequence ATGCGCTCAGTGCTGCAAAACCGCACGTATCGCCGCCTGTTCACCGCCCAGTTCGTCGCCCTCACCGGCACCGGCCTCGCCACCGTCGCCCTGAGCCTCCTGGCGTACGACCTCGCGGGAGCCGACGCCTCCGCCGTCCTCGGCACCGCACTGGCGCTCAAAATGGTGGCGTACGTGGCCCTCGCCCCGTTGATCAGCGCCCTCGCCGACCGCGTGCCCCGCCGCGCCCTGCTGGTGACGATGGACGGCCTCCGGGCCGGGATCGCACTCGTCCTGCCCTTCGTGGACCAGGTGTGGCAGGTGTACGTCCTCATCTTCCTGCTCCAGGCCGCATCGGCCGCCTTCACCCCCGCCTTCCAGGCGACGATCCCCGAGATCCTGCCCGACGAACGCGACTACCTGCGCGCCCTGTCGCTCTCCCGGCTCGCGTACGAACTCGAGAGCCTCCTCAGCCCGGTCCTCGCCGCCACGCTGCTCGCGACGGTCACGTACGACTGGCTGTTCGCCGGTACGGCTCTCGGTTTCCTCGCCTCGGCGGTCCTGGTCGTATCGGTCGCGCTGCCCGCGCCGCGCCCGGTCGAGCACGCCGGCGGCGTTCACGTCCGGGCGACGTTCGGCATCCGTCTCCACTGGGCCACGCCCAGGCTGCGCGCCCTGCTCGCGCTGGACCTCGTGGTGGCCGCCGCGGGCGCCATGGTCATCGTCAACACAGTGGTGCTCGTCAGGGAGCACCTGCGGCTCGGGGCGGGCGAAGTGTCGCTGGCCCTGGGGGCGTTCGGAGCCGGATCCATGGTGGCCGCCCTGCTCCTGCCGCGCGCCCTCGAACGCTTCGGCGACCGCCGGGTCATGCTGGGCGCCGGGTTCTTGCTCGGCGCCGTCCTCACCGCCCTCACCGCGGGCCTCGGGCACGGCACCCGGGCCTGGGGCTGGCTGCTGGCCGCCTGGATGCTTCTCGGCGCGGGCTCGTCCATGGTCGCGACCCCGGCGGGCGGCATCGTCCGCCGCTCCGCCGCGCCCTCCGACCTGCCGGCCGCGTTCGCCGGCAGGTTCGCGCTCAGCCACGCCTGCTGGCTGCTCACCTACCCCCTCGCGGGGTGGCTGGCCGCCGCCGCGGGAATGACCGTCGCGGCGGCGGCGCTCGCCGGCCTCGCACTCGTCGCCGCGACCGCGGCCGCGCTGCTCTGGCCGACCCACGACCCGGCCCGCCTCCCGCACCTCCACACCGCCCTGCCCGCCGACGACCCGCACCTCGTCGACGCGTACGCGGGCCCGCACGGCTGGCGGCACGCGCACGACTACGTCATCGACGTCCGCCACCCGAAGTGGCCGACCCCCGGTCACCCCCCGGGGCGCTTTCCTGGCCGGGCCGGTTCGTACTAG
- a CDS encoding ArsR/SmtB family transcription factor, translating to MPERTETSPAHHGHQRRPGREQLETATTVFALLADPTRLHLLWLLAGGEADVTELAAASEAARPAVSQHLAKLRLAGLVQSRKDGRRMVYSLRDGHLRRLVTEALSHADHQVTGAPWHA from the coding sequence ATGCCGGAGCGCACGGAAACCTCACCTGCACATCATGGGCACCAACGGAGGCCGGGCAGGGAGCAGTTGGAGACCGCCACGACCGTGTTCGCGCTGCTCGCCGACCCCACCCGGCTGCACCTGCTGTGGCTGCTGGCCGGGGGAGAGGCCGACGTGACCGAGCTGGCCGCGGCGAGCGAGGCGGCCCGGCCGGCCGTCAGCCAGCACCTGGCCAAGCTGCGGCTCGCGGGCCTGGTCCAGTCCCGCAAGGACGGGCGCCGGATGGTGTATTCGCTGCGCGACGGCCATCTGCGGCGTCTGGTCACCGAGGCGCTGAGCCACGCCGACCATCAGGTCACCGGCGCCCCCTGGCACGCGTGA
- a CDS encoding MFS transporter: MDSAQPATRPGAVIGILAFAGIVAAITQTLVVPLIAELPDLLGTSASNASWVITATLLAAAVATPVAGRLGDMFGKRRMLLASLIPLVVGSVVCALSSSVVPMIAGRGLQGMGMGVVPLGISLLRDVVPAERLGSAIAIMSASMGVGGALGLPLAAAIAENASWRVLFWVVAGLALVVGALILALVPAEQRNDARGGFDGLGAVGLGVGLICLLLGVSKGADWGWGSATTLGLFAGAVVTLLAWACWELRLTDPLVDLRVTARPQVLMTNAASILVGFSMYAQSLVVPQLLQLPEATGYGLGQSMVAMGLWMAPAGLMMMAMSPLGAKLSAARGPKVTLSVGSLVIAAGYGLGLPLISSGSTWSLLVVTIVCNTGVGFAYGAMPALIMGAVPPSETASANSFNTLMRSIGSSVSAAVIGVVLAQLTTDFGGYALPSENGFRVAMAIGCGVALTAAVVAALIPVRPATDRVEPVAAPAPDTGAPESAVRRPRTAQD, translated from the coding sequence GTGGACAGTGCACAACCAGCGACCCGGCCGGGCGCGGTGATCGGCATCCTCGCCTTCGCGGGCATCGTGGCCGCGATCACACAGACCTTGGTCGTGCCGCTGATCGCGGAACTCCCCGACCTGCTCGGCACCTCCGCGTCCAACGCCTCATGGGTCATCACGGCGACCCTGCTGGCCGCCGCGGTCGCCACCCCCGTCGCCGGGCGCCTCGGCGACATGTTCGGCAAGCGGCGCATGCTGCTCGCCTCCCTGATACCGCTGGTCGTGGGCTCCGTCGTGTGCGCCCTGTCCTCGTCCGTCGTGCCGATGATCGCCGGTCGCGGACTGCAGGGCATGGGCATGGGCGTCGTACCCCTCGGCATCAGCCTGCTGCGTGACGTGGTGCCCGCGGAGCGCCTCGGCTCGGCCATCGCCATCATGAGCGCCTCCATGGGCGTGGGCGGCGCGCTCGGCCTTCCGCTCGCCGCCGCCATCGCCGAGAACGCCAGCTGGCGCGTGCTGTTCTGGGTCGTCGCGGGCCTGGCTCTCGTCGTCGGCGCCCTGATCCTGGCCCTCGTGCCCGCGGAACAGCGGAACGACGCCCGCGGCGGCTTCGACGGGCTCGGCGCCGTCGGCCTGGGAGTCGGCCTGATCTGTCTGCTGCTCGGCGTCTCCAAGGGCGCCGACTGGGGCTGGGGGAGCGCCACCACGCTGGGCCTGTTCGCCGGCGCCGTCGTCACACTGCTGGCCTGGGCCTGTTGGGAACTGCGCCTGACCGACCCCCTGGTCGACCTGCGCGTGACCGCCCGCCCCCAGGTCCTGATGACGAACGCGGCCTCGATCCTGGTCGGATTCTCCATGTACGCCCAGTCGTTGGTCGTACCGCAGCTCCTCCAGCTCCCCGAAGCCACCGGATACGGCCTCGGCCAGTCGATGGTCGCCATGGGCCTGTGGATGGCTCCCGCCGGACTGATGATGATGGCCATGTCACCGCTGGGCGCCAAGCTGTCCGCGGCCCGCGGCCCCAAGGTCACCCTGTCCGTGGGCAGCCTCGTCATCGCCGCGGGCTACGGCCTCGGCCTGCCCCTGATCAGTTCCGGCTCCACGTGGAGCCTGCTGGTCGTGACGATCGTCTGCAACACGGGAGTCGGCTTCGCCTACGGAGCGATGCCCGCCCTCATCATGGGCGCCGTGCCCCCGTCGGAGACCGCGTCGGCCAACAGCTTCAACACCCTGATGCGTTCGATCGGCAGCTCTGTCTCCGCGGCCGTCATCGGTGTCGTCCTGGCCCAGCTGACCACGGACTTCGGGGGCTACGCCCTGCCCTCCGAGAACGGCTTCCGCGTCGCCATGGCGATCGGCTGCGGCGTGGCCCTGACGGCCGCGGTCGTCGCCGCCCTCATCCCCGTACGCCCCGCGACCGACCGCGTCGAACCCGTCGCGGCCCCGGCGCCCGACACCGGGGCACCGGAGTCGGCCGTGCGGCGGCCCCGTACCGCGCAGGATTGA
- a CDS encoding MarR family winged helix-turn-helix transcriptional regulator codes for MDKPLDQIEFETMLLGRHMSLLTSRGGGRLDRSAYIILSRIRVEGPMSIGQLRDAFGLDTSTLNRQTAAMLRAGVVERIPDPDGGIARKFAITEEGERRLDDDRTENVTGLGKVLADWSPDEAAQLAACLARLNRDIERLDGRPWPRD; via the coding sequence ATGGACAAGCCGCTGGACCAGATCGAGTTCGAGACGATGCTCCTCGGCCGCCACATGAGCCTGCTCACGTCGCGGGGCGGCGGGCGGCTCGACCGCAGCGCCTACATCATCCTCAGCCGGATCCGCGTCGAAGGCCCCATGTCCATCGGGCAGTTGAGGGACGCGTTCGGTCTCGACACGTCCACGCTGAACCGGCAGACCGCCGCGATGCTCCGCGCCGGCGTCGTCGAACGCATCCCCGACCCCGACGGCGGCATCGCCCGCAAGTTCGCCATCACCGAGGAGGGCGAGCGCCGTCTGGACGACGACAGGACCGAGAACGTCACGGGCCTCGGCAAGGTCCTGGCCGACTGGTCCCCCGACGAGGCAGCGCAGCTCGCGGCCTGCCTCGCCCGCCTCAACCGCGACATCGAACGGCTCGACGGGCGCCCTTGGCCGCGTGACTGA